The following are encoded together in the Silene latifolia isolate original U9 population unplaced genomic scaffold, ASM4854445v1 scaffold_257, whole genome shotgun sequence genome:
- the LOC141639021 gene encoding uncharacterized protein LOC141639021: MTFEQKSMVPMESGSKGLHRDGKQPMEETEDPLVWEEEDGDVTETGRILLVGKLWATRAVNVKAAIETMIKLWNPSKPIMGNVVDAKEKKFIFRFESERDKARVLEGQPWHFDKFLWCFDEPNQSGKITDSSLHLFPIWARIYDLPLAGRTSLSNAKRLGDCLGNFMHFEHGPNPELDRAIRVRVLYDIRKPLKAEIPIRMRDGRTVNFSVKYERLPTYCYGCGVIGHGEKDCEDGPYEDEDLKFGEWLRASPWKVIKTSKECSGRVAKDLRAKFDEVSVKESEETITNMIEKLKNIALDLRNKKTRPAHCHNEKGSEEIAGDTGGVHFNEGTGGVDVVTGQGEMQTGDVGCRLDEQFEEGEVGSREEAGQLGRNSIISLDGLPGNDKGGGGNSRGWVRFARPEGEGRREEREVGGLSKMLAMGSLKRSRDEQVDGGSDYNEILFSTEMKGGSRPQRQMNNFRAAIDDCGLKDVTWEGYNFSYDNGQSGEDNRQCMLDRVLCTALWQDMFPFARLFYLDREWSDHAPIKLVLNSREKGEPRKRCIRFEQMWVGNEECEEAVERGIARGRGSLRRERRLMSVNDVAIAELANLRKQEEQYWRQRSRALWLKDGDKNTKFFHIRAGERKQKNFIAKLVDDEGVIRTGDDEVARVANGYFQNLFLASNPMVPPDLLAGVESRVTDEMNRGLRREYQEEEILEALSQMHPLKAPGPDGMNGLFYQTYWGHIGTEVISTVLAILRGESSPRALNKTNIVLIPKKKAPDKIRDFRPISLCNVAYKLVSKVLANRLKEFLGEIVSENQSAFTPGRAISDNVMIAFEIFHHMKNSQSKEGYMALKLDMAKAYDRLEWVFLERVLNAMGFDRAWISRVMECVTTVSFSVLINGHPSSEFRPSRGLRQGDPLSPYLFILCAEVLSSQMRRAVETGCLHGIRITNFAPAVSHLLFADDSIFFARANIGEADKINDILHRYEDASGQLVSLDKTTVSFSKGVPIQKRSNRDEIGCCGSSRAITVFRPSHGGGPV, encoded by the exons ATGACATTTGAACAGAAAAGTATG GTGCCGATGGAGAGTGGATCAAAGGGCCTTCACCGGGATGGGAAACAGCCGATGGAGGAAACCGAGGATCCGTTGGTATGGGAGGAGGAGGATGGAGATGTCACGGAGACAGGGAGGATTCTGTTGGTAGGGAAATTGTGGGCAACGAGGGCAGTTAACGTAAAGGCGGCTATCGAAACTATGATCAAGCTATGGAATCCATCAAAACCGATCATGGGTAATGTGGTTGACGCGAAAGAGAAAAAATTTATCTTTCGCTTTGAATCAGAACGTGATAAAGCGAGGGTGTTGGAAGGGCAACCATGGCATTTCGACAAATTTTTGTGGTGTTTCGATGAGCCTAACCAATCTGGTAAGATTACTGATTCGTCGCTACATTTATTTCCTATTTGGGCACGAATCTACGATCTTCCTCTTGCTGGGAGAACGAGTTTGTCAAATGCGAAACGATTAGGGGATTGTCTGGGCAATTTTATGCACTTCGAACACGGCCCCAATCCTGAACTTGATAGGGCTATACGAGTTAGGGTTTTGTATGACATTAGGAAACCGTTGAAGGCAGAAATTCCTATTCGAATGCGTGATGGACGTACGGTAAATTTCAGCGTTAAATATGAAAGACTACCGACCTATTGTTATGGCTGTGGCGTGATTGGGCATGGGGAGAAAGATTGCGAAGATGGTCCGTATGAAGACGAAGACCTTAAGTTTGGAGAATGGCTAAGAGCTTCGCCCTGGAAGGTTATTAAAACATCGAAGGAGTGCTCTGGGAGGGTTGCGAAAGACCTAAGGGCTAAGTTCGATGAGGTGAGTGTGAAGGAGTCTGAGGAGACGATTACAAATATGATAGAAAAACTGAAAAATATTGCTCTTGACCTGCGGAATAAAAAGACGCGGCCTGCTCACTGTCATAATGAGAAGGGGAGTGAGGAGATAGCAGGTGACACGGGGGGTGTGCACTTCAACGAAGGGACTGGGGGAGTGGATGTGGTGACGGGGCAGGGGGAGATGCAGACTGGTGATGTTGGATGCAGGCTAGATGAGCAGTTTGAGGAAGGAGAGGTGGGATCTAGAGAGGAGGCAGGACAGCTGGGGAGGAACTCTATTATTTCCTTGGATGGTTTGCCGGGTAATGATAAAGGGGGAGGAGGGAACTCTAGGGGATGGGTGAGGTTTGCAAGGCCAGAGGGGGAAGGgaggagagaagagagagaggtGGGAGGACTGTCGAAGATGCTGGCTATGGGGAGTTTGAAGAGGAGTAGGGATGAGCAAGTGGATGGAGGGA GTGACTACAATGAGATTCTCTTTTCGACTGAGATGAAAGGTGGAAGCCGACCACAACGGCAAATGAATAACTTCAGAGCTGCTATTGATGATTGTGGTCTTAAAGATGTGACATGGGAGGGGTACAATTTCTCTTATGATAATGGACAATCGGGGGAAGACAACCGGCAGTGTATGCTTGATAGGGTTCTTTGTACGGCTTTATGGCAGGACATGTTCCCTTTTGCGCGACTCTTCTATTTAGATCGTGAATGGTCGGACCACGCTCCGATAAAGCTAGTTTTAAATAGTAGGGAGAAAGGTGAACCCCGGAAGCGATGTATTAGATTCGAACAAATGTGGGTCGGGAATGAGGAGTGCGAGGAGGCAGTGGAGAGAGGGATAGCACGAGGTAGGGGTTCGTTG CGGAGAGAACGGAGGCTAATGTCCGTAAACGACGTGGCGATAGCCGAGTTAGCCAATTTGAGAAAGCAAGAGGAACAATACTGGAGGCAAAGGTCGAGAGCGCTGTGGTTGAAGGACGGGGATAAAAATACCAAATTCTTTCATATTCGAGCAGGTGAGCGTAAACAAAAGAATTTTATTGCAAAGCTCGTTGACGACGAGGGTGTTATTCGAACTGGGGATGATGAGGTGGCGCGAGTGGCTAATGGGTATTTCCAAAATTTGTTCCTGGCTTCTAATCCAATGGTGCCGCCTGATTTACTTGCTGGGGTGGAGAGTAGAGTTACTGATGAGATGAATAGAGGCTTGCGACGTGAATATCAGGAGGAGGAAATTTTAGAAGCGCTTTCTCAGATGCACCCGCTGAAAGCTCCAGGTCCTGACGGGATGAATGGTCTTTTTTACCAGACTTATTGGGGACATATAGGCACGGAGGTGATCAGTACGGTCCTGGCTATCCTGAGGGGCGAATCATCACCGAGGGCTCTCAATAAAACAAACATAGTGCTGATTCCGAAGAAGAAAGCTCCCGATAAAATACGCGACTTTAGACCGATCAGCTTATGTAATGTTGCCTACAAACTGGTCTCAAAAGTGCTGGCTAATAGGCTGAAAGAATTCCTTGGGGAGATAGTGTCGGAGAATCAGAGTGCCTTCACTCCGGGCCGGGCCATTTCAGACAATGTTATGATTGCGTTCGAAATTTTTCACCATATGAAGAATTCGCAAAGCAAGGAGGGATACATGGCTCTTAAGCTCGATATGGCGAAAGCGTATGACAGATTGGAATGGGTTTTCTTGGAGAGGGTTCTTAATGCGATGGGATTTGATAGGGCTTGGATATCACGGGTGATGGAATGCGTGACCACGGTCTCTTTCTCGGTTTTAATTAATGGGCATCCTTCATCCGAATTTAGACCGTCTCGTGGATTGCGACAGGGTGACCCTCTGTCAccatatttatttattctttgcgCGGAAGTGTTATCCAGTCAAATGCGGAGGGCTGTTGAGACGGGGTGTTTGCATGGGATTCGGATTACAAATTTTGCGCCAGCTGTGTCTCATTTGCTGTTTGCAGACGATAGTATATTTTTTGCGAGGGCTAATATTGGTGAAGCTGATAAAATTAATGATATTTTACACCGATATGAGGATGCTTCGGGACAGCTGGTGAGCTTGGATAAGACGACTGTATCTTTTAGCAAGGGGGTGCCGATACAGAAGCGGAGTAATCGCGACGAGATTGGGTGTTGCGGAAGTAGTCGAGCAATCACGGTATTTAGGCCTTCCCACGGTGGTGGGCCGGTCTAA
- the LOC141639027 gene encoding uncharacterized protein At5g65660, with product MESPSYSPVLAHHYHNNDASRPSLGFPLGTALLLIVIFSLSGIFSCCYHWDKFRALRQSYSDQLDLEANHPSKPIANPLKEKQQEMESVPVIMPGDHIAKFIAMPCPCEPPRLKNPAPVPTLTKPAKPPRFPVPLY from the exons ATGGAGAGTCCATCGTATTCCCCTGTATTAGCACACCATTATCACAACAACGATGCTTCTCGACCGTCTCTCGGGTTTCCTTTAGGCACTGCGTTATTGTTGATTGTCATCTTTAGTTTAAGTGGCATTTTTTCATGTTGTTATCATTGGGATAAGTTTCGTGCTCTTCGTCAATCCTACTCTGATCAACTTGATCTTGAAGCTAATCATCCTTCTAAACCCATCGCTAATCCTTTG AAGGAGAAGCAACAAGAAATGGAGAGCGTGCCCGTGATAATGCCGGGAGATCATATAGCAAAATTTATAGCAATGCCATGCCCATGTGAACCACCGCGCCTTAAAAACCCGGCCCCTGTCCCTACACTTACCAAACCCGCTAAACCACCTCGTTTTCCGGTCCCTCTTTATTAA
- the LOC141639022 gene encoding uncharacterized protein LOC141639022, giving the protein MIGCWAIWEHRNKVVFDDQEVNPLVVIRRAKDVMEETEGGGALLGRKGCGRVREENEKGGKAWNVPPEGFVKINVDAGVKEGDGTGLGVVCRDERGRVQWGMSEVRDQVLDPHVAEALAVYEGLQEARRRGIQHIVVESDCLMVVEALRKRTKGRSDFSLIVDDVLALCSFFTSVCWSFTSRLNNSVAHILAHCQPRVVGRVCWSDVLPEKANDAVLFDLSLI; this is encoded by the coding sequence ATGATCGGGTGTTGGGCGATATGGGAACACCGTAACAAAGTTGTTTTCGATGACCAAGAAGTGAATCCTTTAGTGGTTATCCGAAGGGCAAAGGACGTGATGGAGGAGACGGAAGGGGGAGGGGCGTTGCTGGGACGTAAGGGCTGTGGAAGGGTAAGAGAAGAGAATGAGAAGGGTGGAAAAGCATGGAACGTACCGCCGGAGGGCTTTGTCAAAATCAATGTTGATGCCGGGGTAAAGGAAGGTGATGGTACGGGATTAGGGGTGGTGTGCCGTGATGAACGAGGTCGGGTACAGTGGGGTATGTCGGAGGTGCGAGATCAAGTCTTAGACCCACATGTAGCTGAAGCTTTGGCGGTCTATGAGGGTCTCCAGGAGGCAAGACGAAGGGGCATTCAACATATCGTCGTCGAAAGCGATTGTCTAATGGTCGTGGAGGCTTTGAGGAAGAGAACGAAGGGTCGAAGCGATTTCTCCCTTATCGTTGATGATGTTTTAGCTTTGTGTTCTTTCTTTACTTCTGTTTGTTGGTCGTTTACTAGTCGTTTGAACAATAGTGTAGCGCATATTTTAGCTCATTGTCAGCCTAGAGTAGTCGGTAGAGTATGTTGGTCTGATGTTTTGCCTGAAAAGGCGAACGATGCTGTTTTGTTCGATTTGAGTTTAATATAG